From one Bos indicus x Bos taurus breed Angus x Brahman F1 hybrid chromosome 7, Bos_hybrid_MaternalHap_v2.0, whole genome shotgun sequence genomic stretch:
- the IL5 gene encoding interleukin-5, with amino-acid sequence MRMHLHLTLVALGAAYVCANAVESTMNRLVAETLTLLSSHRTLLIGDGNLMIPTPQHTNHQLCIEEVFQGIDTLKNQTAQGDAVKKIFQNLSLIKEYIDLQKRKCGGERWRVKQFLDYLQVFLGVINTEWTMES; translated from the exons ATGAGAATGCATCTGCATTTGACTTTAGTAGCTCTTGGAGCTGCTTATGTTTGTGCCAATGCTGTAGAAAGTACCATGAATAGACTGGTGGCAGAGACCTTGACACTGCTCTCCTCTCATCGAACTCTGCTGATAGGTGATggg aaCTTGATGATTCCTACTCCTCAGCATACAAAT CACCAACTGTGCATTGAAGAAGTCTTTCAGGGAATAGACACATTGAAGAATCAAACTGCACAAGGGGATGCTGtgaaaaaaatattccaaaacTTGTCTTTAATAAAAGAATACATAGACCTCCAAAAA AGGAAGTGTGGAGGAGAAAGATGGAGAGTGAAACAATTCCTAGACTACCTGCAAGTTTTTCTTGGTGTGATTAACACAGAGTGGACAATGGAAAGTTGA